One window of Cohnella hashimotonis genomic DNA carries:
- a CDS encoding alpha/beta hydrolase, whose protein sequence is MIHIFEPGTNPNAPTLLLLHGTGGSERDLVGVGRMLNPEAALLGVRGNVSERGMARFFRRIAEGVFDEEDLIARTAELNAFVDESADKYGFDRHNVIAVGYSNGANIAASLLYHHQNALKGAVLFHPMVPRRGIALPDLSGVPVFIGAGRNDPLCTMAESEELAATLGTAGATVETHWENGGHQLSRTEVEAAAAWLRGI, encoded by the coding sequence ATGATCCATATTTTTGAACCGGGCACAAACCCGAATGCGCCTACGCTGCTGTTGCTTCACGGAACGGGAGGATCCGAGCGCGATCTGGTCGGCGTCGGCCGCATGCTGAACCCCGAGGCCGCGCTGTTGGGCGTCAGAGGCAACGTATCCGAGCGCGGTATGGCCCGCTTTTTCCGGCGCATCGCCGAAGGGGTGTTCGACGAGGAAGATCTGATCGCGCGGACGGCCGAGCTGAACGCCTTCGTCGACGAGAGCGCGGACAAGTACGGCTTCGACAGGCATAACGTCATAGCCGTAGGTTACTCCAACGGCGCCAACATCGCGGCAAGCCTGCTGTATCATCACCAGAATGCGCTGAAGGGGGCCGTGCTGTTCCATCCGATGGTGCCGCGCAGAGGCATCGCGCTGCCCGATCTGTCGGGCGTGCCGGTGTTCATCGGCGCCGGCCGCAACGATCCGCTCTGCACGATGGCTGAGAGCGAGGAGCTTGCAGCGACGCTTGGAACCGCCGGCGCGACGGTCGAGACGCACTGGGAGAACGGCGGACATCAGCTGTCGCGGACCGAGGTCGAGGCGGCTGCAGCATGGCTGCGCGGGATTTAA
- a CDS encoding VOC family protein gives MKVKRIVANIKAEEVSAAKRFYEQALGLDVLMDHGWIATYGTDAEMKVQVSVATEGGSGTPVPDLSVEVDDVDEALARMERAGFAVEYGPADEPWGVRRFYVRDPFGRLVNVLAHI, from the coding sequence ATGAAGGTCAAGCGAATCGTAGCGAATATTAAGGCGGAAGAAGTGTCGGCCGCCAAGCGGTTTTACGAGCAGGCGCTTGGACTGGATGTCCTGATGGATCACGGCTGGATCGCCACGTACGGCACGGATGCAGAGATGAAGGTCCAGGTCAGCGTCGCGACGGAAGGAGGATCCGGGACGCCCGTCCCGGATCTGTCCGTCGAGGTCGACGACGTGGACGAGGCGCTCGCGCGTATGGAGCGCGCGGGATTCGCCGTCGAATACGGGCCGGCCGACGAGCCTTGGGGCGTGCGGCGCTTTTACGTGCGCGATCCGTTCGGCAGGCTCGTCAATGTGCTGGCGCATATCTGA
- a CDS encoding xanthine phosphoribosyltransferase: MEKLKTKIRQEGRVLGSDVLKVDTFLNHQVDPVLMADIGETFASLFRGAGVTKVLTLESSGIAPALMTALDLRVPLIFAKKRKSLTLKDDLWTERSFSFTKQEESEVSVSRQFLSPTDVVLIIDDFLANGQAAQAMAGIVLKAGASVAGIGIVIEKAFQPGRQLLLDAGYRVESLARIARLSEAGIEFEE; encoded by the coding sequence ATCGAAAAGCTAAAAACAAAAATCCGCCAGGAAGGCCGCGTGCTCGGCTCTGACGTACTCAAGGTCGACACTTTCCTTAATCATCAGGTCGACCCCGTTCTGATGGCCGATATCGGCGAGACCTTCGCCTCTTTATTCAGGGGCGCCGGCGTTACCAAGGTGCTCACGCTCGAATCCTCCGGCATCGCGCCCGCGCTTATGACCGCGCTCGACCTCCGTGTGCCGCTTATTTTCGCCAAAAAACGCAAATCGCTGACGCTAAAGGACGATCTGTGGACCGAGCGCTCGTTTTCCTTCACGAAGCAGGAAGAGAGCGAGGTTTCCGTCTCCAGGCAGTTCCTCTCGCCGACCGACGTGGTGCTTATCATCGACGACTTCCTTGCGAACGGACAAGCCGCCCAGGCGATGGCCGGCATCGTGCTGAAGGCGGGCGCATCCGTGGCCGGCATCGGCATCGTTATCGAAAAGGCGTTTCAGCCCGGACGTCAGCTGCTGCTTGACGCCGGCTACCGCGTCGAATCGCTCGCCCGCATCGCTCGCCTATCCGAGGCAGGCATCGAATTCGAGGAATAA
- a CDS encoding divergent polysaccharide deacetylase family protein, whose product MKKGWRWKRRLLKRGGIRLAIVIAAILLALSARTALTAAEAIAPAEQSVPAERVVAVVIDDFGNRMKGTAEMLRLPIPITAAVMPFLPTSQADAEAAHAAGREVIVHLPMEPVKGKPSWLGPRAILTALSDEEIRLRTEAAIADVPHAVGMNNHMGSRATADERVMRIVLQVCKEHGLFFLDSRTSYKSVVPKLAREMGVPLLQNDLFLDDVYTDRHVAGQMLLLKARVQKHDRTVVIGHVGPPGLITSGQLAAAVPGLRQASVRFVKLSELLAPPAPYSLPGAELPGSISLESGLGSKTPAVSPTRR is encoded by the coding sequence ATGAAAAAAGGATGGCGATGGAAGAGGCGTCTGCTGAAAAGAGGGGGCATTCGGCTGGCGATCGTAATAGCGGCGATATTGCTGGCCCTTAGCGCGCGGACGGCGCTGACGGCGGCGGAGGCGATAGCGCCGGCTGAGCAAAGCGTACCTGCGGAGCGAGTGGTCGCGGTCGTCATCGACGACTTCGGCAACCGGATGAAAGGAACGGCCGAGATGCTGCGGCTGCCGATTCCGATTACGGCGGCGGTCATGCCGTTTCTGCCGACCTCGCAGGCGGACGCTGAAGCGGCGCATGCCGCGGGACGCGAGGTGATCGTGCATTTGCCGATGGAGCCGGTCAAAGGCAAACCGAGCTGGCTCGGGCCGAGAGCAATATTGACCGCGTTGTCCGACGAGGAGATCCGTCTGCGCACCGAGGCTGCGATTGCCGACGTACCGCACGCGGTCGGCATGAACAATCACATGGGTTCGCGTGCGACGGCCGACGAGCGCGTCATGCGCATCGTGCTGCAGGTATGCAAGGAGCATGGCTTGTTTTTCCTGGACAGCCGCACTTCGTATAAATCCGTCGTGCCGAAGCTGGCGCGCGAGATGGGCGTACCTCTGCTTCAGAACGATCTGTTCCTTGACGACGTATATACGGACAGGCATGTAGCGGGTCAGATGCTGCTGCTCAAGGCGCGCGTGCAAAAGCATGATCGCACCGTCGTGATCGGCCACGTGGGCCCGCCGGGACTTATTACGTCGGGGCAGCTCGCGGCAGCCGTGCCGGGTCTGCGCCAAGCCTCGGTCCGGTTCGTCAAGCTGTCGGAGCTTTTAGCTCCGCCTGCGCCTTATTCGCTGCCCGGAGCGGAACTGCCGGGCTCGATCTCCTTGGAATCCGGGCTTGGCTCGAAAACGCCGGCGGTAAGTCCTACGAGGCGATAA
- a CDS encoding N-acetylmuramoyl-L-alanine amidase family protein, which produces MLTIYKRRFCAALVCLLAAHGPLPLPSASAETADAGLALPFASSPTARHTLPAADVLIDAGHGGIDGGTHVGDILEKDINLAISRKLYLILKSRGMHAVLNRTGDYALSDDNRWLRSSRHQRDLSQRKGLARDIGAGVFISVHVNWSKRKSVRGPVVLHRLDAGSALLASLIQDRLNKQQKTNVPPLAGDQFYVLKKAGPPSVIVETGFLSNPSDLNMLTSPAGQTAIATAIADGIAAYRLVGLTAGVFEPSPDSKEIEPGSSAPGSE; this is translated from the coding sequence ATGCTAACCATTTACAAACGCCGCTTCTGCGCAGCTTTAGTATGCCTCCTGGCAGCTCACGGCCCGCTTCCGCTCCCCTCCGCCAGCGCGGAAACTGCGGACGCGGGCCTCGCGCTGCCGTTCGCGAGCAGTCCGACGGCCAGGCACACCCTCCCGGCAGCGGACGTGCTGATCGATGCCGGACACGGCGGCATCGACGGCGGCACGCACGTCGGCGACATCCTGGAGAAGGACATCAACCTGGCCATCTCTCGCAAGCTCTACCTCATCCTGAAGAGCCGGGGCATGCACGCAGTGCTGAACCGCACGGGCGACTACGCGCTCAGCGACGACAACCGCTGGCTTCGTTCCTCCCGTCACCAGCGCGACCTGTCTCAACGCAAGGGACTTGCCCGCGATATCGGCGCAGGCGTATTTATCAGCGTTCACGTGAATTGGTCCAAGCGAAAATCAGTACGCGGGCCGGTTGTGCTTCACCGGCTCGATGCCGGCAGCGCGCTGCTCGCCTCGCTTATCCAGGATCGGCTGAACAAGCAGCAGAAAACGAATGTACCGCCGCTCGCCGGCGATCAATTTTACGTACTAAAAAAAGCCGGTCCCCCGAGCGTCATCGTCGAGACCGGCTTTCTAAGCAACCCAAGCGATTTGAACATGCTCACGTCGCCCGCAGGCCAGACGGCGATCGCAACCGCGATCGCCGACGGCATCGCAGCTTATCGCCTCGTAGGACTTACCGCCGGCGTTTTCGAGCCAAGCCCGGATTCCAAGGAGATCGAGCCCGGCAGTTCCGCTCCGGGCAGCGAATAA
- a CDS encoding nitrate/nitrite transporter codes for MEIVRDKGFWNSGHKPTLFSAFLYFDMSFMVWVLIGPLAVIMMNDYPMTAIQKANLVALPVLGGSLLRLVFGFLTDYIGPKRTGQFGLLATMVPLVWGWQFVDSLNHLYIVALLLGFAGASFAAALPLASRWYPPQYQGLAMGIAGAGNSGTVFSTLFANRLATHFGGWETVFGLALIPIGIVFIIFTVFAKESPTQPAPKKLSQYASVLKKRDTWLFCLMYGVTFGGFVGLTNYLTIFFNAQYGLSAVRAADFTTICVIAGSFFRPVGGYLSDKIGGIRMLIVLYAAAGLLFLTISSLPPLAVVIPLLFLAMMSLGTGNGAVFQLIPQRFGADIGLLTGIVGAAGGFGGYLLPLLLGSLYGKTGSYTPGFITMACIALAALVALSVVQGVWRRTWLRPDGRAKLEAEA; via the coding sequence ATGGAAATCGTAAGAGACAAAGGATTTTGGAATAGCGGGCATAAGCCAACATTATTTAGCGCATTCTTGTATTTCGATATGAGCTTCATGGTCTGGGTATTGATCGGGCCGCTCGCGGTTATCATGATGAACGATTATCCGATGACGGCGATTCAAAAGGCGAACCTGGTGGCGCTCCCCGTCCTCGGCGGCTCCTTGCTCCGGCTCGTCTTCGGTTTTTTGACCGACTACATCGGCCCCAAGCGAACTGGGCAATTCGGGCTGCTTGCGACGATGGTGCCGCTCGTGTGGGGATGGCAGTTCGTGGATTCGCTGAATCATCTATATATCGTAGCGCTTCTGCTCGGATTCGCAGGCGCTTCGTTCGCCGCCGCGCTGCCGCTCGCCAGCAGGTGGTATCCGCCTCAATATCAAGGCCTGGCGATGGGAATCGCGGGCGCCGGCAACAGCGGCACGGTATTTTCGACGCTGTTCGCCAACCGACTGGCCACGCACTTCGGCGGCTGGGAGACCGTATTCGGACTTGCGCTCATCCCGATCGGCATCGTTTTCATTATCTTCACCGTTTTTGCCAAAGAAAGTCCGACGCAACCAGCGCCGAAAAAGCTGTCCCAATACGCGAGCGTGCTTAAAAAACGCGATACCTGGCTGTTTTGCCTCATGTACGGCGTTACGTTCGGCGGCTTCGTCGGCCTGACTAATTACCTGACGATATTTTTTAACGCCCAATACGGCTTGTCGGCCGTCCGCGCGGCAGACTTCACGACGATCTGCGTCATCGCCGGGAGCTTCTTCCGCCCGGTGGGCGGTTATTTGTCCGACAAAATCGGCGGCATCCGCATGCTGATCGTTTTATACGCCGCGGCCGGCCTTCTATTCCTCACCATCTCTTCGCTGCCGCCGCTGGCCGTCGTCATCCCGCTCCTGTTCCTCGCGATGATGAGCCTCGGAACAGGCAACGGCGCGGTGTTCCAGCTGATCCCGCAGCGCTTCGGCGCCGATATCGGTCTGCTGACCGGCATCGTCGGGGCTGCCGGCGGCTTCGGCGGCTACTTGCTGCCGCTGCTGCTCGGCAGCCTGTACGGCAAGACCGGCTCCTATACGCCCGGCTTTATTACGATGGCGTGCATCGCGCTCGCCGCACTCGTTGCGCTGTCGGTCGTGCAAGGCGTCTGGAGACGCACGTGGCTGCGTCCGGACGGCAGGGCCAAGCTGGAGGCCGAAGCCTGA
- a CDS encoding FAD-dependent oxidoreductase — MAKPKLVLVGNGMAGIRCLEEILELAPDAFEVTVIGKEPTPNYNRIQLSKVLQGGTSLQDIILNDWSWYAERGIRLLTGESVVRVRADERKVETASGLSVAYDKLILATGSSAFVPPLPGAGKPGVTAFRTIEDCRQIMEAAANFSKAAVLGGGLLGLEAARGLLNLGMEVEVVHNSPFLMNRQLDRMSAELLRAALEEQGMRFRLGKTTTRIFGRKRAEGLLFADGTKLEADLIVLSVGISPNVAFAKASGIETNRAVVVNDYMETNVPDVYAVGECAEHRGIAYGLVAPLYEQGKVLARVVCGRETEPYVGSMPYAQLKVSGINVFSAGVVQGGDESTVLQAYDALRGMYKRITAENGRISGVVLYGDTDEGQTLLGHLKRRAKVEVLARTLSSGATPGSAGDEAATAMADADTVCGCNGVCKGAIVRAVTEEGADTIELVRERTKASSSCGGCSGMVASILRAALAGAASSATPDPALCDCTPLGHRAVRLALEKMGLRTTAAAMATLDWRTKDGCIVCRGALRYYTGESGATAHNARLILHVGAVPGSGGLEENQAAGMADRLSQRLADAALPRTVQAAVAGLAAEPIGILVRDIGLVRAPAGWELYAGGYAERPVKQAQLIAVEPSADTALEMAEALLRWYRAEADYGEPVWRWLERTGLYAARERLLDAEAREAMLVEGVAASDGRAAIGI, encoded by the coding sequence ATGGCGAAGCCCAAGCTCGTATTGGTCGGCAACGGCATGGCCGGCATTCGTTGTCTCGAAGAGATCCTCGAATTGGCGCCCGACGCCTTCGAAGTGACCGTGATCGGCAAGGAGCCGACGCCGAATTACAATCGCATTCAGCTCTCCAAGGTGCTGCAGGGCGGTACTTCGCTTCAGGACATTATCTTGAACGATTGGTCCTGGTATGCGGAGCGAGGCATCCGGCTGCTAACGGGTGAATCTGTCGTGCGCGTCCGCGCGGACGAACGTAAGGTGGAAACTGCTTCCGGGCTAAGCGTCGCTTATGACAAGCTTATCCTTGCAACGGGCTCGTCGGCTTTCGTGCCGCCGCTTCCCGGTGCCGGCAAGCCAGGCGTAACGGCCTTTCGGACGATCGAAGATTGCCGTCAAATCATGGAAGCTGCGGCCAATTTCAGCAAGGCGGCCGTACTCGGTGGCGGCCTGCTCGGTCTGGAGGCGGCGCGGGGCCTTCTTAACTTGGGCATGGAGGTGGAAGTCGTCCATAACTCGCCCTTTCTGATGAATCGACAGCTCGACCGGATGTCCGCCGAACTGCTGCGTGCCGCGCTGGAAGAGCAGGGCATGCGGTTCAGGCTCGGCAAGACGACGACGCGGATATTCGGACGCAAACGCGCGGAAGGGCTTCTGTTCGCGGACGGCACGAAGCTCGAAGCCGACTTGATCGTATTGTCGGTCGGCATCAGCCCGAACGTCGCGTTCGCTAAGGCGAGCGGCATCGAGACCAATCGTGCCGTCGTCGTCAACGATTATATGGAGACAAACGTGCCGGACGTTTACGCGGTCGGGGAATGCGCCGAGCACAGAGGGATTGCGTACGGGCTCGTTGCGCCGCTTTACGAACAGGGCAAAGTGCTTGCGCGCGTCGTCTGCGGACGCGAGACGGAGCCTTATGTCGGCAGCATGCCCTACGCGCAATTAAAGGTGTCGGGCATTAACGTATTTTCGGCGGGCGTGGTGCAAGGCGGAGACGAGAGTACGGTGCTTCAGGCGTACGACGCGTTGCGGGGGATGTATAAGCGGATTACGGCTGAGAATGGGCGCATATCGGGTGTCGTCCTCTACGGGGATACGGACGAAGGACAGACGCTGCTCGGCCATTTGAAGCGGCGCGCCAAGGTCGAGGTGCTGGCGCGAACGCTGTCAAGCGGTGCGACGCCAGGGAGCGCGGGCGACGAGGCTGCGACAGCTATGGCGGATGCCGACACGGTATGCGGCTGCAACGGGGTATGCAAAGGCGCGATCGTCCGCGCGGTGACGGAGGAGGGCGCGGACACGATCGAGCTCGTCCGGGAGCGGACGAAGGCTTCGAGCTCGTGCGGCGGGTGCAGCGGCATGGTCGCGTCGATCCTTCGCGCGGCGCTGGCCGGCGCCGCATCGTCCGCGACGCCGGATCCGGCACTGTGCGATTGTACGCCGCTCGGCCACCGCGCGGTTAGGCTCGCGCTTGAGAAGATGGGATTGCGGACGACAGCGGCCGCGATGGCCACGCTGGATTGGCGGACGAAGGACGGTTGCATCGTTTGCAGAGGCGCGCTTCGATATTATACCGGCGAGTCGGGCGCGACTGCCCATAACGCCCGGTTGATCTTGCACGTCGGCGCAGTGCCCGGTAGCGGCGGTTTAGAAGAAAATCAGGCTGCTGGTATGGCCGATCGCTTGAGCCAAAGGCTTGCCGATGCCGCGCTTCCCAGGACGGTGCAAGCTGCTGTCGCAGGCCTGGCCGCAGAGCCGATCGGCATCCTCGTTCGCGATATCGGCCTGGTCCGCGCGCCGGCCGGATGGGAGCTGTACGCAGGCGGTTATGCGGAGCGTCCGGTCAAGCAGGCGCAGCTCATCGCCGTAGAGCCTTCGGCGGATACAGCGCTGGAAATGGCCGAAGCGCTGCTGCGGTGGTACCGGGCGGAGGCGGATTATGGCGAGCCGGTCTGGCGATGGCTGGAGCGTACGGGGTTGTACGCCGCGCGCGAGCGCCTGCTTGACGCCGAGGCCCGCGAGGCGATGCTGGTGGAGGGCGTCGCCGCAAGCGATGGCCGAGCCGCGATCGGCATATGA
- the nasC gene encoding assimilatory nitrate reductase catalytic subunit NasC, whose translation MQAMQASFDTQCPFCSVQCKMRVIEEKHTDRRSTFKIEGLPNAASEGRLCVKGINAYQHALSRDRLQKPLLKTDGAFREISWEAALDVIADRFLAIQSEHGADAVGLYGGGSLTNESAYLLGKFARVALKTRYVDYNGRFCMSAAASAGVKTFGLDRGLTNPLSEVMKTECIVLAGTNIAECQPTLMPYFTKAKENGACVIVIDPRTTKTAELADIHLKVKPGTDLALANGLLKVIVEENMTDPSFIASRTNGFEEVLTYVSSLALSDIWALTGIDEADIRRAARAFGRAATGMIFTARGVEQHRDGHMAVRAFLNLILATGKIGKPGCGYGAVTGQGNGQGGREHGQKADQLPGYRLIENAEDRAYVASVWGVAPDDLPGKGVSAYEMMELVHKRDIRALLVMSSNPVVSNPNAGFVEEGLRRLDFLVVADLFLSETALMADLVLPATAFLENEGTLTNLEGRVLLRGGDRPAPGEARHDWRILSDLAARLGKKAYFPYSNAEEIFEELRVASKGGASDYFGITYARLKREEGVYWPCPDPDGPGSARLFERKFAHPDGKASFAKAVHEVPGESADEEYPLVMTNGRMLSHYLTGVQTRRSPTLLARELENVMEIHPRTAERYRIGDGELVRVASRRGSMIVRSRLTADIREDTVFVPMHWGGVQNVNNATNPLLDPFCKMPDFKTSAVRVRALNAADLAALRATEG comes from the coding sequence ATGCAAGCCATGCAGGCAAGCTTCGATACCCAATGCCCGTTCTGCAGCGTCCAGTGCAAGATGCGGGTCATCGAAGAGAAACATACGGACCGACGTTCGACTTTCAAAATCGAAGGACTGCCCAACGCAGCTTCCGAGGGGCGGCTCTGCGTCAAAGGCATCAACGCTTATCAGCACGCGCTGAGCCGGGATCGTCTGCAAAAGCCGCTGCTCAAGACGGACGGCGCATTTCGCGAGATCTCCTGGGAAGCGGCGCTGGACGTTATCGCGGACCGCTTTTTAGCCATCCAATCGGAGCATGGCGCGGATGCCGTCGGTCTCTACGGCGGCGGTTCGCTGACCAATGAGTCCGCCTACCTGCTGGGCAAGTTCGCGCGCGTGGCGCTGAAGACGAGGTATGTGGATTATAACGGCCGATTCTGCATGTCTGCTGCCGCTTCGGCGGGCGTCAAGACGTTCGGCCTTGACCGGGGGCTGACCAATCCGCTGTCGGAGGTGATGAAGACGGAATGCATCGTGCTGGCAGGCACGAACATCGCGGAATGTCAGCCGACGCTGATGCCGTACTTCACGAAGGCTAAAGAGAACGGCGCGTGTGTTATCGTCATCGATCCGCGGACGACGAAGACGGCCGAGCTGGCCGACATTCATCTGAAGGTGAAGCCCGGCACGGACCTAGCGCTCGCGAACGGCCTCCTAAAGGTAATCGTCGAAGAAAATATGACGGACCCTTCGTTCATCGCGTCGCGCACGAACGGCTTCGAAGAGGTGCTGACCTATGTGTCGTCGCTTGCGCTGTCCGACATCTGGGCGTTGACCGGCATCGACGAGGCGGACATCCGGCGTGCGGCCCGCGCATTCGGGCGGGCGGCCACCGGCATGATCTTTACCGCTCGCGGCGTCGAGCAGCACCGCGACGGCCATATGGCCGTCCGGGCGTTCCTGAACCTGATCCTTGCCACCGGCAAGATCGGCAAGCCCGGCTGCGGCTATGGCGCCGTAACCGGTCAGGGCAACGGCCAGGGAGGAAGGGAGCACGGGCAAAAGGCCGATCAGCTCCCCGGCTATCGACTCATCGAGAACGCCGAGGATCGCGCTTACGTGGCAAGCGTATGGGGCGTAGCTCCTGACGATTTGCCGGGAAAAGGCGTTTCCGCTTATGAAATGATGGAGCTCGTCCACAAGCGGGACATTCGCGCGCTGCTGGTCATGTCCTCGAATCCCGTCGTCTCGAACCCGAATGCGGGGTTTGTCGAGGAAGGTTTGCGTCGTCTCGATTTCCTGGTCGTGGCTGACCTGTTTCTGTCGGAAACGGCGCTGATGGCCGATCTGGTGCTGCCCGCGACAGCGTTCCTTGAAAACGAGGGGACTTTGACCAATCTCGAGGGCCGCGTGCTGCTGCGCGGGGGCGATCGCCCCGCGCCTGGGGAAGCACGCCACGACTGGCGTATCCTTTCCGATCTTGCGGCGAGGCTGGGCAAGAAGGCATACTTCCCGTATTCGAACGCGGAGGAGATTTTCGAAGAGCTGCGCGTTGCGAGCAAGGGCGGAGCGTCCGATTATTTCGGCATCACATATGCGCGGCTCAAGCGGGAGGAGGGCGTATACTGGCCGTGTCCCGATCCCGATGGCCCTGGTTCGGCACGGTTGTTCGAGCGAAAGTTTGCCCACCCGGACGGCAAAGCGTCCTTCGCGAAGGCGGTCCATGAAGTGCCGGGCGAGTCTGCGGATGAAGAATACCCGCTCGTAATGACCAACGGCAGAATGCTGTCCCACTATTTGACCGGGGTCCAGACGCGGCGCAGCCCGACGCTGCTCGCCAGAGAGCTCGAAAACGTGATGGAGATTCATCCGCGTACCGCCGAGCGCTATCGGATTGGCGACGGCGAGCTCGTACGAGTCGCATCGCGCAGGGGGAGCATGATCGTACGCAGCCGGCTGACGGCCGATATCCGGGAGGATACCGTGTTCGTCCCGATGCATTGGGGCGGCGTGCAAAACGTAAACAATGCGACCAATCCTCTGCTCGATCCCTTTTGCAAAATGCCGGATTTCAAAACTTCCGCCGTACGGGTTAGAGCGCTGAACGCGGCCGATCTGGCGGCCCTTCGCGCCACCGAGGGATAA
- a CDS encoding YqzE family protein — translation MSDTTDYLKYVAERSVAYLNQPADERRERRKKKREPWQIRWFGQLLPLGIRIWWANRKKEEEPAARV, via the coding sequence ATGAGCGATACGACGGATTACCTGAAGTATGTCGCGGAGCGGTCGGTTGCCTATCTGAACCAGCCGGCGGACGAACGCCGCGAACGGCGCAAAAAAAAGCGCGAGCCCTGGCAGATTCGCTGGTTCGGTCAGTTGCTGCCGCTCGGCATTCGGATCTGGTGGGCCAACCGCAAAAAAGAAGAAGAGCCAGCTGCCCGCGTCTGA
- a CDS encoding YqhG family protein codes for MNAKQVEKFVMSYLDATGCDIIEKAKGSVTVRLSPEADKKLTNRPYYWGFVERTGTPPETLTFAWQFGRDEDEADEADEAEADTEAAQPQGSTAAGLSPLGFNVAPVRVLREDLYFGSGRLAQIFGAVRDGGRCVAMFEEPPRGRADRLGSNPYTAWLGVNFKVDYECDMKREEMYGWGISLATGYIDERFLEGLRGRKLTPKLPSNVHLLPNGLSLKKAMTQLEQALERKLRSGDFTWAAEAEERRQDELRRIRSYYDPMIGRAMTDEEKETLTQRLAQRESEIDWQYRPRVTLSVMNCGLFHLPGIH; via the coding sequence GTGAATGCCAAACAGGTGGAAAAATTCGTGATGTCCTATCTCGACGCGACGGGCTGCGACATTATCGAAAAGGCGAAGGGCAGCGTGACCGTCAGGCTGTCGCCGGAGGCGGACAAAAAGCTGACGAACCGCCCCTACTATTGGGGCTTTGTTGAGCGTACGGGGACGCCGCCGGAGACGCTGACTTTTGCCTGGCAGTTCGGACGCGACGAAGACGAAGCTGATGAGGCTGATGAGGCCGAAGCTGATACGGAGGCTGCCCAACCTCAGGGTTCGACCGCCGCCGGCCTTTCTCCGCTTGGCTTCAACGTCGCACCTGTGCGCGTGCTGCGCGAGGACCTGTACTTCGGATCGGGACGGCTCGCGCAGATCTTCGGTGCGGTTCGCGACGGCGGACGCTGCGTCGCCATGTTCGAGGAGCCGCCGAGGGGCAGGGCCGACAGGCTCGGCTCCAATCCCTACACGGCATGGCTCGGTGTCAACTTCAAGGTGGACTACGAATGCGACATGAAGCGCGAGGAAATGTACGGCTGGGGCATCTCCCTGGCCACCGGCTATATCGACGAGCGGTTCCTGGAAGGACTTCGCGGACGTAAGCTGACGCCGAAGCTTCCATCTAACGTTCACCTGCTGCCTAACGGGCTGTCGCTCAAAAAGGCAATGACCCAGCTCGAGCAGGCGCTCGAGCGCAAGCTGAGGTCGGGCGATTTCACCTGGGCTGCCGAGGCCGAGGAGCGCAGACAGGACGAGCTGCGCCGGATCCGCTCTTATTACGATCCGATGATCGGCAGGGCGATGACCGACGAGGAAAAGGAAACGCTGACGCAGCGCCTCGCCCAGCGGGAGTCCGAGATCGACTGGCAGTACCGGCCGAGAGTGACGTTATCCGTCATGAACTGCGGCCTGTTCCACCTGCCGGGCATTCATTAG